The following are encoded together in the Parabacteroides chongii genome:
- a CDS encoding sensor histidine kinase, with the protein MLKGIYHSLTFRLGLFGIFTGCGTYFAMTRQWEWLILILIGWLYSMRMMSELFKRNAQKVAFMFDAIDNSDYAFQYATRGRSSNDKLVSESLNRITQILFQAKADAVQKEKYYELIMNSVNTGIIVLDDTGNIFQTNNEALRLLGLSVFTHVKQLARIDDKLQATIANILPGDKHQISFVNERGTVNLSIRVSEMTLQEKHVRILAINDINSELDDKEIDSWIRLTRVLTHEIMNSVTPITSLSDTLLSIHEDADSDIRNGLEVISTTGKSLISFVESYRKFTHIPTPEPSLFYVQKFAERMINLARHHNKFPNITINIHIEPADLIVYADEKLITQVVLNLLKNAMQAIGSEQPDGRIELNASCNPDESVIIEVSNNGPCIPPEEAEHIFVPFFTTKEGGSGIGLSISRQIMRLSGGSIALKSNPAINKTSFILTFP; encoded by the coding sequence ATGTTAAAAGGTATCTATCATAGCCTGACTTTCCGGCTGGGTCTGTTCGGTATATTTACCGGCTGCGGGACCTACTTCGCCATGACCCGGCAATGGGAATGGCTCATTCTCATTCTTATCGGCTGGCTCTATTCCATGCGGATGATGAGCGAGTTATTCAAACGTAATGCCCAGAAAGTTGCCTTTATGTTCGATGCGATCGACAACAGCGACTATGCATTCCAATACGCCACCCGCGGACGTTCATCCAACGACAAGCTAGTCAGCGAATCACTGAACCGTATCACCCAGATTCTGTTCCAGGCAAAAGCAGATGCCGTCCAAAAAGAGAAATATTATGAGTTGATCATGAATTCGGTCAATACCGGCATCATCGTACTGGACGATACCGGCAATATCTTTCAGACCAACAATGAAGCACTCCGCCTGCTGGGGCTTTCCGTCTTTACCCATGTCAAACAGCTGGCACGCATCGACGACAAACTACAAGCCACAATCGCCAATATTCTCCCGGGGGATAAACATCAGATATCATTCGTAAACGAACGCGGCACGGTCAACCTGTCTATCCGCGTCTCCGAAATGACCCTGCAGGAAAAACACGTACGTATCCTGGCAATCAACGATATCAACAGCGAACTGGATGACAAGGAAATCGATTCATGGATACGCCTGACTCGTGTACTGACTCACGAGATCATGAATTCCGTCACTCCTATTACTTCGCTGAGTGACACCTTATTATCCATCCATGAGGATGCCGACAGCGATATACGGAACGGACTGGAAGTGATCAGTACGACCGGCAAGAGCCTGATATCGTTCGTTGAATCGTATCGCAAGTTTACCCATATCCCAACCCCTGAACCGTCGTTGTTCTATGTGCAGAAATTCGCGGAACGGATGATAAATCTGGCCCGCCATCACAACAAATTCCCCAATATAACGATTAATATACATATAGAGCCGGCCGACCTGATCGTTTACGCTGATGAGAAACTGATCACGCAGGTTGTACTGAACCTGCTAAAGAACGCCATGCAGGCCATCGGCAGCGAACAACCGGACGGACGAATTGAACTGAACGCATCTTGCAATCCGGATGAATCCGTGATCATCGAGGTCAGCAACAACGGTCCCTGCATCCCGCCGGAAGAAGCGGAACATATCTTTGTCCCGTTCTTCACCACCAAAGAAGGCGGCAGCGGTATCGGGTTATCTATCTCGCGACAGATCATGCGACTGTCGGGTGGCAGTATCGCGTTGAAGAGCAATCCGGCTATAAACAAAACGTCGTTTATTCTGACGTTCCCATAA
- a CDS encoding Nramp family divalent metal transporter, whose translation MKLLDKLKINHKPRSGGLDLLKYIGPGLLVTVGFIDPGNWATNLAAGSEFGYALLWVVTFSSIMLIIIQHNVAHLGIVTGLCLSEATNKYMPRALSRPILGSAMLASISTSLAEILGGAIALRMLFSIPIKVGAVIVTVACLIMLLSNTYSKIERWIIMFVSIIGLSFLYELALVDVNWGQAVVGWVKPSFPENSMLIIMSVLGAVVMPHNLFLHSEVIQSREWNLEDESVIKKQLKYEFYDTLLSMVIGWAINSAMIILAAATFFKEKITVDELDQAQQLLVPLVGNNAGVIFAAALLLAGISSTITSGIAGASIFAGFYGEAYNHKDLHSKLGVILSFVPALLIIFLIGDPFKGLILSQMLLSVQLPITVFSQVYLTSSRKVMGQYVNSRSTTILLLLLGTMVTVLNIALLISLF comes from the coding sequence ATGAAACTTTTAGACAAACTCAAAATCAATCACAAACCTCGTTCCGGAGGATTAGACCTTTTGAAATATATTGGTCCCGGTTTATTAGTCACTGTCGGATTCATCGACCCGGGAAACTGGGCAACCAACCTTGCCGCCGGATCCGAATTCGGTTATGCCCTGTTATGGGTCGTTACCTTTTCATCCATTATGCTGATCATCATCCAGCACAACGTTGCCCATCTGGGGATCGTCACCGGACTTTGCTTATCGGAAGCGACCAACAAATATATGCCCCGTGCACTCAGCCGGCCTATTCTAGGATCGGCAATGCTTGCCAGTATATCTACCTCACTTGCGGAGATACTGGGTGGAGCCATTGCTTTACGAATGCTGTTCAGCATACCGATAAAGGTCGGTGCCGTGATCGTTACGGTGGCCTGTCTGATCATGCTGCTCAGTAATACATACAGCAAGATCGAACGCTGGATCATCATGTTCGTTTCCATCATCGGATTGTCTTTCTTATACGAGCTAGCCCTGGTCGATGTAAACTGGGGACAGGCTGTCGTGGGATGGGTAAAACCTTCTTTCCCCGAAAATTCAATGCTGATCATCATGAGTGTGCTCGGTGCCGTTGTCATGCCGCATAACCTGTTCCTGCACTCGGAAGTGATTCAGAGTCGCGAATGGAACCTGGAAGATGAATCCGTTATCAAGAAACAATTGAAATATGAATTTTACGATACGCTCCTGTCGATGGTGATCGGCTGGGCAATCAATTCGGCGATGATCATCCTGGCAGCAGCCACTTTCTTCAAGGAAAAGATTACCGTGGACGAACTGGACCAGGCACAGCAATTGCTGGTTCCGCTGGTCGGAAACAATGCAGGCGTTATCTTTGCCGCCGCCTTATTGCTTGCCGGTATTTCCTCGACGATCACATCCGGAATTGCCGGAGCATCCATCTTTGCCGGTTTTTACGGGGAGGCATACAATCACAAAGACTTACACTCCAAACTGGGGGTTATTCTTTCGTTCGTTCCGGCATTGCTTATCATCTTCCTGATCGGCGACCCGTTCAAAGGATTGATTCTTTCGCAGATGTTACTCAGCGTACAGCTTCCCATCACCGTCTTTTCGCAGGTATATCTTACCTCCAGTAGAAAAGTGATGGGG